A genomic window from Lotus japonicus ecotype B-129 chromosome 1, LjGifu_v1.2 includes:
- the LOC130735976 gene encoding oxysterol-binding protein-related protein 1C-like, translating to MHPFCCVSAISDQASPVKPSPPPFPDFSTMPPPPPPPPPAAAVAVRSDSAPRLSHCRSHSATQSVTISEPGRVSQREQQPVVVDVKINDLVGNGISGILHKWVNYGKGWRPRWFVLQDGVLSYYKIHGPDKIVVNPETEKGSKVIGEESMRRITRNRNSSFPYQLRRKPFGEIHLKVSTIRESKSDEKRFSVFTGTKRLHLRAETREDRVAWVEALQAVKDMFPRISNSELMAPVDNVAISTEKLRLRLLEEGVSDAAIQDSEQIMRTEFAALQNQLVLLKQKQSILIDTMRNLETEKVDLENTVVDESQRQLNDQEASYELTPEKFSEGSGSESEDDNERNDAADDETDDDNVFFDTRDILSTSSFKSNGSDHRVSSFSSDNEGFYAFESEEDVDPSIRNVGTNHPYVKRRRKLPDPVEKEKGVSLWSMIKDNIGKDLTKVCLPVYFNEPLSSLQKCFEELEYSYLLDQAYEWGRRGNSLMRILYVAAFAISAYASTEGRACKPFNPLLGETYEANYPDKGLRFFSEKVSHHPMIVACHCEGTGWKFWGDSNLKSKFWGRSIQLDPVGFLTLEFDDGEVFQWSKVTTSIYNLILGKLYCDHYGTMRIQGNQEYSCKLKFKEQSIIDRNPHQVHGIVEDRNGKTVSTLFGKWDESMHYVNGDYTGKGKGPESLSDARLLWKRSKPPTFPTRYNFTRFAITLNELTPGLKEKLPPTDSRLRPDQRYLENGEYEMANSEKLRLEQRQRQARKMQESGWKPRWFVKDKASGTYRYLGGYWEARDEGKWDSCPDIFGQIPSDHLPNEVRSYG from the exons ATGCATCCTTTCTGCTGCGTCTCCGCCATATCCGACCAGGCCTCTCCGGTGAAACCCTCACCCCCTCCGTTCCCTGACTTCTCCACcatgcctcctcctcctccaccgccTCCTCCCGCCGCTGCCGTCGCTGTCAGATCCGATTCGGCTCCACGCCTCAGCCACTGCCGCAGTCACAGCGCTACTCAGTCCGTGACCATCAGCGAGCCCGGTCGCGTGAGCCAGCGGGAGCAGCAGCCGGTGGTGGTGGACGTGAAGATCAACGACCTCGTCGGGAACGGAATCTCCGGGATACTTCACAAGTGGGTCAACTACGGCAAGGGATGGCGACCGCGCTGGTTCGTTCTCCAAGACGGTGTTCTCTCCTACTATAAGATTCACGGACCTGATAAGATCGTCGTGAATCCAGAAACCGAGAAAGGCTCCAAGGTTATCGGCGAAGAATCCATGCGGAGGATCACTCGCAACCGCAATTCTTCCTTTCCGTATCAACTCCGGCGAAAACCGTTTGGTGAAATCCATCTCAAG GTTTCAACGATTCGCGAGAGCAAATCGGATGAGAAGCGGTTTTCGGTGTTCACCGGAACGAAGAGGCTCCATTTGCGGGCGGAGACGCGGGAGGATCGGGTGGCGTGGGTGGAGGCGTTGCAGGCGGTGAAGGACATGTTCCCTCGGATTTCGAACAGTGAGTTGATGGCTCCGGTGGACAACGTGGCCATTTCAACTGAGAAGTTGAGACTTCGGCTTCTGGAAGAAGGGGTGAGTGATGCAGCCATTCAGGACAGTGAGCAAATAATGAGGACTGAGTTTGCGGCGTTACAGAACCAACTCGTGCTGCTTAAGCAGAAGCAGTCGATCCTAATTGACACCATGCGGAATTTAGAG ACAGAAAAGGTTGATCTGGAGAATACAGTCGTTGATGAGAGCCAGAGACAGTTGAATGATCAAGAGGCTTCCTATGAATTAACACCAGAAAAATTTAGTG aAGGAAGCGGGAGTGAATCTGAGGACGATAATGAGAGAAATGATGCTGCAGATGACGAAACAGATGATGACAATGTCTTCTTTGATACTCGTGATATTCTGTCAACCAGTTCTTTCAAAAGTAACGGGTCTGATCATAGAGTATCATCTTTCTCTTCAGATAATGAAGGGTTCTATGCATTTGAGTCCGAGGAGGATGTAGATCCTTCAATTAGAAATGTCGGAACCAACCACCCTTATGTTAAGCGGCGTAGAAAATTGCCAGACCCAGTAGAGAAAGAGAAAGGTGTAAGTCTTTGGTCAATGATCAAGGATAATATAGGGAAGGATCTAACAAAAGTTTGCCTTCCTGTTTATTTTAATGAGCCTCTCTCCTCGTTGCAAAAGTGTTTTGAAGAATTGGAATATTCATATCTGCTGGACCAAGCATATGAATGGGGAAGAAGG GGTAATAGTCTCATGAGGATTCTCTACGTTGCTGCTTTTGCTATATCTGCTTATGCGTCGACAGAAGGAAGAGCTTGCAAACCATTTAATCCATTACTTGGGGAAACATACGAGGCTAACTATCCAGATAAAGGCCTTCGATTTTTCTCAGAGAAG GTCAGTCATCACCCTATGATAGTTGCATGTCACTGTGAGGGTACAGGATGGAAATTTTGGGGCGATAGCAACTTAAAGAGCAAGTTTTGGGGCCGATCAATTCAGCTTGACCCTGTTGGTTTTTTGACTTTGGAATTTGATGATGGGGAAGTTTTCCAGTGGAGCAAG GTCACTACGTCAATATACAATCTCATACTGGGAAAGCTTTACTGTGATCACTATGGTACGATGCGCATACAGGGAAACCAAGAGTACTCGTGtaaactgaaattcaaagaacAATCTATAATTGATCGAAATCCTCATCAG GTTCATGGTATCGTTGAAGATAGGAATGGAAAAACCGTATCAACTTTGTTTGGAAAATGGGATGAAAGCATGCATTATGTTAATGGAGACTACACTGGGAAGGGGAAAGGTCCTGAATCTTTGTCAGATGCCCGTTTACTCTGGAAGCGAAGCAAGCCTCCCACATTTCCTACTAGATATAACTTCACTCGCTTTGCCATCACATTAAATGAACTTACCCCTGGATTGAAG GAGAAGTTGCCACCTACAGATTCCAGGCTAAGACCAGACCAAAGGTATTTGGAAAATGGGGAGTATGAGATGGCAAATTCAGAAAAGTTGCGACTAGAGCAGCGGCAACGCCAG GCGCGAAAGATGCAAGAGAGTGGTTGGAAACCACGGTGGTTTGTGAAGGATAAAGCGAGCGGGACATACCGCTATTTAGGAGGGTATTGGGAGGCCAGAGATGAAGGAAAATGGGATTCCTGTCCTGACATCTTCGGCCAAATCCCTTCGGATCATCTTCCCAACGAAG TTCGCAGTTATGGTTAA
- the LOC130731954 gene encoding uncharacterized protein LOC130731954: MTVGSNSRGGQRSGPTYREGGSASVNGRVVRCKCGVEAKVRISRTNLNPGKPWYGCHLPKNHPQNCNYFLWVRDEEDGITEVTSSREEEIMQLKAILLKNQAMIEELRVKNEAVIEGIMVLNQAMMVKNERVTQELRMLRVSVLGLVLMLVIVFFLLLYSGSVHFLGS; the protein is encoded by the exons ATGACAGTGGGCTCTAATTCTCGTGGTGGTCAGAGGTCAGGGCCGACATATCGTGAAGGTGGAAGTGCTTCTGTGAATGGCAGAGTTGTGCGCTGCAAATGTGGCGTCGAAGCAAAAGTGAGGATCTCTAGAACAAATTTGAACCCAGGTAAACCTTGGTATGGTTGTCATCTACCAAAG AATCATCCTCAAAATTGCAATTATTTCCTCTGGGttagagatgaagaagatggaattACAGAAGTAACTAGCTCAAGGGAGGAAGAGATCATGCAACTGAAAGCAATTTTACTGAAAAATCAAGCCATGATTGAAGAATTGAGGGTTAAGAATGAAGCTGTCATTGAAGGTATAATGGTGCTGAATCAAGCCATGATGGTGAAGAATGAGAGGGTCACACAAGAACTGAGGATGTTGAGAGTTTCTGTCTTAGGTTTAGTGTTGATGTTGGTGATAGTGTTCTTTTTGTTGCTTTATTCAGGTTCTGTTCACTTTCTAGGCAGTTAG